From a region of the Gammaproteobacteria bacterium genome:
- a CDS encoding TolC family protein, whose protein sequence is MQVYALWNTVALLLLALTLPAYAKQSILTLDEVLNSSLRYVPQILESAEKKRRAEANQFAATGAFDTNFEQNSLFWLSGFYNGTYIDNSLVKPLQNSGGKVYGGYRSGTGTFPIYEDELITLNRGELNIGVLFPLFRDRNFDEKRFKLQNSELGIELARTELLLNQAQVQHGAMIAYWRWLAAGSRLSIYEHLLEIAEDRDHAFKERFAAGDIAEIDIVENLQNVLKRRALVVQTQGRFEVAALTLSLYFRDHNGEPRSPKRTQLPSQFPLIDTSVIQRVNEDIKNAFARQMELSRIDIEIEQAQLQLKLGENLFKPKVDIGAKLARDLGEGRASSEGTDIIVELAISVPIGRRAARGEISAAQARLNELKFERQQVQERLRTNITQLSYSLKATAEFADLASQEVTQATRLEQAERERGLEGASTFFLLNVREENAADTKVRNVIAKLTHFEALADYYAATANMSALRINTP, encoded by the coding sequence ACGCCAAGCAAAGTATATTAACACTTGATGAAGTCCTCAACTCATCGCTACGCTATGTGCCACAAATCCTTGAATCAGCAGAAAAAAAACGGCGCGCCGAAGCCAATCAATTTGCCGCAACTGGAGCTTTTGATACGAACTTTGAACAAAACTCTCTATTCTGGTTGAGCGGATTCTATAACGGCACCTACATCGACAATTCACTAGTAAAACCACTACAAAACTCAGGCGGCAAAGTCTATGGGGGGTATCGCTCGGGTACAGGCACCTTCCCAATATATGAGGACGAACTGATAACCCTAAATCGGGGGGAGCTAAATATCGGTGTACTGTTTCCTCTGTTTCGCGATCGTAATTTCGATGAAAAACGATTCAAACTGCAAAATAGTGAGCTTGGTATCGAGCTGGCACGAACCGAACTACTACTAAACCAGGCGCAGGTGCAACATGGCGCCATGATCGCCTATTGGCGCTGGCTCGCGGCTGGCTCGCGACTGTCGATCTATGAACACCTGCTGGAAATCGCCGAGGATCGTGATCATGCTTTCAAGGAACGTTTTGCCGCTGGCGATATCGCTGAAATTGATATCGTTGAGAACCTCCAGAATGTGCTTAAACGACGCGCCCTGGTAGTCCAGACACAAGGTAGGTTTGAAGTAGCAGCATTGACGCTTAGCCTTTATTTCAGAGATCATAATGGCGAGCCGCGAAGTCCTAAGCGGACACAACTTCCCAGTCAGTTTCCGCTCATCGATACTAGCGTTATTCAGCGTGTTAATGAAGATATAAAAAATGCATTCGCGCGACAAATGGAACTCAGCCGAATTGACATCGAAATAGAGCAAGCACAACTACAGCTCAAACTGGGCGAGAACTTATTCAAACCAAAAGTCGACATCGGCGCCAAACTCGCCCGCGACCTCGGCGAAGGCCGTGCCAGCAGCGAAGGCACCGATATCATTGTAGAGCTGGCTATCTCAGTGCCCATTGGCCGTCGCGCCGCGCGCGGAGAAATTAGCGCCGCTCAGGCAAGATTGAATGAACTAAAATTCGAGCGCCAACAGGTGCAGGAGCGACTGCGCACCAACATCACCCAGCTTTCCTATTCACTCAAAGCGACCGCTGAATTTGCTGATCTAGCTAGCCAGGAAGTCACCCAAGCAACGCGGCTTGAACAAGCAGAACGAGAACGGGGCCTTGAAGGCGCAAGCACTTTTTTTCTGCTCAACGTACGCGAAGAAAATGCCGCCGACACCAAAGTGCGCAATGTTATCGCCAAGCTTACCCACTTCGAAGCACTCGCCGATTACTACGCAGCCACCGCCAATATGAGTGCGCTTCGCATCAATACCCCTTAA